The genome window CTTGGAAATTTTCTTCACCACATCTGCGGTTGCGGAAACTTTTTCACTCAGAGGAAAACTGTGGGGTTTTTTAGTGTCGATGAGTTTTTTCTCCAGAGAAGCCACTGTCTCACCGGAATTTTTAAGCAGCACGTCCGCCACAGATCGTTTGATGTGAAAGGCTGCGATGCCGGCGTCCGAAGTGCTTTTGTCAAAATAAAGATCGAGCAAAACATCTTTGTCGTCGTATTTTTCACCGGAAACAAACAGCACGCCGGCAGCGTTGTGGTCGCGCGCCACCAGCACCTTTTTACGCAAAGAAGTGTAATTGAGGTAAGGCGACTTGTCCGATTCCTGTTCCGGATCGCCGCGTAAAATAAGACACCATTTTCCGGAGACGTCTGCGTCAGCGTAATCGTGCCAGGCAAGAGAATCGTTGTCAAAATCAAAACCGTAACCGAGGAAGACAACCGGAGCCGTTACGGAAACATTAGCGGAAAAAGATAGCGGCACGAAATCTTTTCCTTCAACGCCGGAAAAATCATCGAATTTGAGCAAATTACCAGCGCCAGCTTCCACGTCGGTCACGACATCGAACGGCTGAAATCCGTCTTCCGCCAGCAACTTCAAGCCGTTTTTGCGGAATTCGTTTCTAATGTATTCAGCAGCCAGGTAGCTCTGCGGCGTTCCCGGTTTTCTTCCCAGCAGCGAATCCGCCGCCAGAAAATAGATATGGCCCTTTAGCTCACTGACGGTAATGTTGGGATCGTCCTGAGCCTTTGCCAGAGAAAAAAGAACGATTAAAGAAAAGAAAATCGCGTAAAAAGTTTTTCGATTGAACATTTTAGTCTCCAAAATGATTTGATTTAACAAGTTATGTAAAAATAATTTACTATACAAAAATTTTTTGGTTCCCCGCGCCTCTTTGACGCCAATGATTGAATGCAATTAGTTGTGTCAGTTAAATCTTTTTTTCTTCTCAAGTTAATCCTCCATCGCTCTGTTTTTTGCGCGAACTGTTACATGCTGAAACAAATATTTTGTTTTTGTTTTCAATCAATACAAATTGATTTCAAAAATGTAATCAGCATCAGTGTAATTCATGGGGGCTATATTCTTTAAAATAAATACGCTTATCATTTTTTTAATTTTTCAAGCAACTTGGCATATTTTTTGATTTATTTTATCGTGAAATAAGCAAAAAGACGACCTCAATAACATCCGGCACGTTCTTCTCGAAGGTCTCCTGAGCGATTTTTACAAATTGGGAAAGTGATTCACAATGGCTGATAACGTAAAAAGCAAAATCGCGATCAAGGAACCGTCAATTCTCGCCGTTAAGCCGCCGCCTCGCAATGACGAAACCTTTATTTTTGGATTTCCCAAAGAATTCAAAAAGGATTGGATCGGGGCGCTTGATGTTCGCTTTTTAGGCATTTTATTAGCCACTTTTTTAGTTGAAGTCGGCATCATATTTTTTCTTACGAGCGTACTGAAGACAACAGATCGACCTGCCAATATCGAAAAAATTCAAAAACAATTTGCTCATCTGCTGTTGGACAACGCTCACAAACTGCCACGAAAAACAGTAGTCAAAGCCGAATCAAATGCCCGCAATTTTCTCGATCAAAGCGAAGCGCCGGCGCCTGCTGCAAAAGAGGTCCCGCCCGCGGCGGAAAATGCTATCTCCATCGCTCGGAGCAATCGCGCGCACTATGGAGTCGCGCCTTTGGAACAACGCCGGGCCGTTGCTAACAGCGATTTGAAAAAAAGCGCCATAGCGAGGAAGGTCAGCCAAACGGGTATTTTGCGATACATCATCTCATCTTCGAATTCCGGTTACGAAGAAGAGCTTGGCGCAATTTACGCTAACGGAGACGCCAACGCTGCATTATTGGAAAAATTGACAGAAAAAGTGGACGTGGTGCGCTTCCGTTCCAGCGGCGCCATGTTCCAACCAATTTCTGCGGAACAGTTGAACACGCTTGATCGTCTGAAAGGTTCGTCGGTCGAGGCTGATTTATCTGAGGAAATGGCGTCGCTAAACGCAGTCGATAAAATCATTGTGCAAAAAGAAAAAAAAGTTGAAAAATTAGATTACCAGCGAGACGAATTGCTCCAACCGGCGAAAAGCTCTGCTAAAGTACGGCCGGCAGAC of Calditrichota bacterium contains these proteins:
- a CDS encoding TonB family protein, translating into MADNVKSKIAIKEPSILAVKPPPRNDETFIFGFPKEFKKDWIGALDVRFLGILLATFLVEVGIIFFLTSVLKTTDRPANIEKIQKQFAHLLLDNAHKLPRKTVVKAESNARNFLDQSEAPAPAAKEVPPAAENAISIARSNRAHYGVAPLEQRRAVANSDLKKSAIARKVSQTGILRYIISSSNSGYEEELGAIYANGDANAALLEKLTEKVDVVRFRSSGAMFQPISAEQLNTLDRLKGSSVEADLSEEMASLNAVDKIIVQKEKKVEKLDYQRDELLQPAKSSAKVRPADQVAKVIQSHARAIQNCYQQAMRQNPGLKGKVTVRISVSPAGRVADVKILDSTIQSERMLRCIVSRIRRWRNFGRIDDAAGVLSYRQSYVFGY